A stretch of Telopea speciosissima isolate NSW1024214 ecotype Mountain lineage chromosome 11, Tspe_v1, whole genome shotgun sequence DNA encodes these proteins:
- the LOC122646041 gene encoding phosphoribulokinase, chloroplastic-like, whose protein sequence is MAICTVYTTTTSLNSTCSVSTPTKTHLGFHQRQVFFYSNSRKISRRGSSNSSEITCSAEEKTVVIGLAADSGCGKSTFMRRLTSVFGGAAEPPKGGNPDSNTLISDTTTVICLDDYHSLDRTGRKEKGVTALDPRANNFDLMYEQVKALKDGITVDKPIYNHVSGLLDPPELIKPPKILVIEGLHPMYDSRVRDLLDFSIYLDISNEVKFAWKIQRDMAERGHSLESIKASIEARKPDFDAYIDPQKQYADAVIEVLPTQLIPGDNEGKVLRVRLIMKEGVKFFSPVYLFDEGSSISWIPCGRKLTCSYPGIKFFYGPDSYFGHEVSVLEMDGQFDRLDELIYVESHLSNISTRFYGEVTQQMLKHSDFPGSNNGTGLFQTIVGLKIRNLYEQIVASRAAAPLEAAKAW, encoded by the exons ATGGCAATTTGCACAGTGTACACAACAACCACTTCACTCAATTCAACCTGTTCAGTCTCCACACCAACAAAAACCCACTTGGGTTTTCACCAAAGACAGGTTTTCTTCTACAGCAATAGCAGGAAAATCAGCAGGAGAGGCAGCAGTAATTCCTCAGAGATCACATGCTCAGCAGAGGAAAAGACAGTGGTGATTGGATTAGCAGCTGATTCTGGGTGTGGGAAGAGTACTTTCATGAGGAGATTAACAAGTGTGTTTGGTGGTGCAGCAGAGCCACCAAAGGGTGGAAATCCAGACTCAAACACCTTAATCAGTGATACCACTACTGTGATTTGTTTGGATGATTATCATTCACTTGATAGAACAGGTAGGAAGGAGAAAGGAGTCACTGCACTTGACCCAAGAGCCAACAATTTTGATCTCATGTATGAACAAGTCAAGGCTCTCAAGGATGGAATTACTGTTGATAAACCCATTTATAATCATGTCTCTGGTCTCTTAGACCCACCTGAGCTTATTAAGCCTCCCAAGATCTTGGTCATTGAAGGATTACATCCAAT GTATGATTCTCGTGTAAGGGATCTCTTGGACTTCAGTATCTACTTAGACATCAGCAATGAAGTCAAATTTGCTTGGAAAATTCAG AGGGACATGGCAGAGCGTGGACATAGTCTTGAAAGTATTAAGGCTAGTATCGAAGCTCGAAAACCTGATTTCGATGCCTATATTG ACCCACAGAAGCAATATGCAGATGCAGTGATAGAAGTTTTACCAACCCAACTCATTCCTGGTGATAATGAAGGGAAGGTTCTTAGGGTTAGGTTGATAATGAAAGAAGGTGTTAAGTTCTTCAGCCCTGTTTACCTGTTTGATGAGGGATCCTCCATCTCATGGATTCCTTGTGGAAGGAAATTGACATGTTCATATCCTGGCATCAAATTCTTCTATGGCCCTGACAGTTACTTTGGCCATGAG GTATCTGTATTGGAGATGGATGGGCAATTTGACAGATTAGATGAGCTAATTTATGTGGAAAGTCATCTGAGCAACATCTCCACAAGGTTCTATGGTGAAGTTACACAGCAAATGTTGAAGCACTCTGATTTCCCTGGAAGTAACAATGGAACTGGTCTCTTTCAGACCATAGTTGGGTTGAAGATAAGGAATCTCTATGAGCAGATCGTTGCTAGTAGAGCAGCAGCTCCACTAGAAGCAGCCAAAGCTTGGTAA